A genomic stretch from Juglans microcarpa x Juglans regia isolate MS1-56 chromosome 3S, Jm3101_v1.0, whole genome shotgun sequence includes:
- the LOC121256911 gene encoding stemmadenine O-acetyltransferase-like, giving the protein MAVIDVEVITKDIIKPSSPTPDHLRRYNLSFIDQITPQIFMPLVLFYPRDSNADLNNIDCQDNIKTSLSMALTLFYPMAGRVKDNSHVDCNDEGVHYVEAKTNCNLSEFLEDPNLVELNKFLPYELDDVNELALAVQVTSFSCGGIVIGLVFAHKVSDASSFFSFLNTWSALACGSNDITNPRFESAMIFPPETFPSYSPSRGIAMNKIVLKRFVFDSSAISALRAKYSTNNTSIEYPRPTRVEALSAFIFDRFLAATEADADTNKVCTLFHIANLRTRMDPPLSNNFFGNMSLSTGSVISRKTGNGFHDIVIPMRDSIRKADIDYVKSFRKDGASLRFMSENAERLKKGEVVSLAFTSLCRFPIYEINFGWGKPIWVGSVRLLYTNLVTFFDTKSGNGIEVWINLDEKDMAKLEVDKELLAYVSSIKVSVM; this is encoded by the coding sequence ATGGCAGTAATTGATGTAGAAGTTATCACCAAAGACATCATCAAACCCTCTTCACCGACCCCAGACCACCTCCGTCGTTACAACCTCTCCTTCATTGATCAAATTACACCTCAAATTTTCATGCCTCTTGTTCTCTTTTACCCGAGAGATTCCAATGCCGATCTTAACAACATAGATTGCCAAGACAACATCAAGACGTCCTTGTCTATGGCGTTGACACTGTTTTACCCGATGGCAGGACGGGTGAAGGACAACTCTCATGTTGATTGCAACGATGAGGGTGTCCACTATGTGGAAGCCAAAACCAACTGCAATCTTTCTGAATTTCTTGAGGACCCGAACCTAGTTGAGCTCAATAAATTCCTGCCGTATGAACTGGATGATGTTAATGAACTGGCTCTGGCTGTCCAAGTTACCTCCTTCAGCTGTGGTGGGATCGTGATCGGTCTGGTTTTTGCCCACAAGGTTTCAGATGCTTCCTCATTCTTCTCGTTCCTCAACACTTGGAGTGCTCTTGCTTGTGGTAGCAACGACATAACTAATCCTCGATTCGAATCTGCCATGATATTTCCACCGGAGACATTTCCAAGCTACAGTCCAAGTAGAGGGATTGCAatgaataaaattgttttaaagaGATTTGTCTTTGACTCGTCTGCTATATCAGCTCTTAGAGCCAAATATAGCACTAACAACACAAGCATTGAATACCCACGGCCAACTCGCGTGGAGGCCTTATCGGCTTTCATATTTGATCGCTTCTTGGCTGCCACTGAAGCAGATGCAGACACCAACAAGGTATGTACCCTATTTCACATAGCAAACCTACGCACGAGGATGGACCCACCgctttcaaacaatttttttggaAACATGAGCTTGTCCACAGGTTCGGTAATCTCCAGGAAAACAGGTAATGGCTTTCATGACATTGTCATTCCTATGAGAGATTCCATAAGGAAAGCTGACATTGATTATGTGAAAAGCTTTCGGAAGGATGGTGCATCCTTGAGGTTTATGAGTGAGAATGCAGAAAGATTGAAGAAAGGAGAAGTTGTTTCGTTAGCCTTCACCAGCTTGTGCAGGTTTCCTATATATGAAATCAATTTCGGGTGGGGGAAGCCTATATGGGTTGGCTCAGTTAGATTGCTATACACGAATCTAGTTACTTTCTTCGACACCAAATCAGGAAATGGAATAGAGGTATGGATTAACTTGGACGAGAAGGACATGGCTAAACTTGAAGTCGATAAGGAGCTCCTGGCATATGTTTCGTCAATCAAAGTTTCAGTTATGTAG